In Lysobacter firmicutimachus, one genomic interval encodes:
- the sdhC gene encoding succinate dehydrogenase, cytochrome b556 subunit produces MANRERPLSPHLQVYRWQVQMVTSILHRATGVILSIGALLIAWGLLALAGGPDSWAKFVACARSPLGFLILFGWTWALCYHLINGIRHLVQDAGYAYKIEAFVRNSWISVIGSLVLTALVWIVAMMSRGGA; encoded by the coding sequence ATGGCGAACCGCGAACGACCTTTGTCGCCACACCTGCAGGTTTACCGCTGGCAGGTACAGATGGTGACCTCGATCCTGCACCGCGCGACCGGTGTCATTCTTTCCATCGGCGCTCTGCTGATCGCCTGGGGCCTGCTGGCCCTGGCCGGCGGCCCGGACTCGTGGGCCAAGTTCGTCGCCTGCGCGCGCTCGCCGCTCGGCTTCCTGATCCTGTTCGGCTGGACCTGGGCGCTGTGCTACCACCTGATCAACGGCATCCGCCACCTGGTCCAGGACGCGGGCTACGCCTACAAGATCGAAGCCTTCGTCCGCAACAGCTGGATCAGCGTGATCGGCAGCCTGGTCCTGACCGCGCTGGTCTGGATCGTCGCCATGATGTCGCGAGGTGGCGCATGA
- a CDS encoding DUF1674 domain-containing protein → MIGETTPEARSDEASETPATPVSDAGGHSPSAKDAPEEQAPQGLARKEHGGREGPEPTRYGDWEKNGRCIDF, encoded by the coding sequence TAGGCGAAACCACCCCGGAAGCACGTTCGGACGAGGCGTCCGAGACCCCGGCGACTCCCGTTTCCGATGCGGGAGGCCATTCGCCTTCCGCCAAGGACGCTCCCGAAGAGCAGGCTCCGCAAGGGCTGGCCCGCAAAGAGCACGGTGGTCGCGAGGGTCCCGAACCGACTCGCTACGGCGACTGGGAGAAGAACGGACGCTGCATCGATTTCTAG